From Oreochromis aureus strain Israel breed Guangdong linkage group 4, ZZ_aureus, whole genome shotgun sequence, a single genomic window includes:
- the brd4 gene encoding bromodomain-containing protein 4 isoform X3 → MGDGLDTAQMSGGSSSQGQVQQTCNPPPPEYINPNRPKRQTNQLQYLLKVVVKTLWKHQFAWPFHAPVDAVKLNLPDYYKIIKTPMDMGTIKKRLENSYYWNAQECIQDFNTMFTNCYIYNKPGDDIVLMAEALEKVFLQKVTEMPQEETEIVVMTGKGRGRGRREGGLNLKPGAIMDPLSTTPQTRGLSALPTGLQTRGPVQGPPSLPPQPLMQALPGHVPPVLSSHAPQLGAPYSLGQPDCPPQVPVMTSVPPPSQTSLPPATIQSTAPMLQTSMTMTKPRKSQKRKADTTTPTANDQLSESSPAESKSGKTLPRRESARPTKIKKDAPDSQHHIGLGMGLSGPSGGHSPKPQDQLGYCASLVREMLSKKHAAYAWPFYKPVDVDALGLHDYHDIIKHPMDLSTIKAKLENRQYRDPQEFAADVRLMFSNCYKYNPPDHEVVAMARKLQDVFEMRFAKMPDEPESKPLVSAPAPALHHPAPVKPQPPLAHVASSSDSSSDSSSESESSTDDSEEERAQRLAELQEQLKAVHEQLAALSQPQASKPKRKEKEKKEKKKDKHKRKGSMPVDEIQDATPLSQPSKKNKTSNNNNKEIVPKKKPSKKEMMKAASLQPVPSLEDDPGATGSSVTGEKCKPMTYEEKRQLSLDINKLPGDKLGRVVHIIQSREPSLKNSNPDEIEIDFETLKPSTLRELERYVSSCLRKKKRVSVEKTMESMATSKKTGSSSDSSGSSSDSEMEGPGTIKQPKKKNHAVKEGKGKTHSHIQTVPAQATHQSQAAGLQSSSQMKQQQHHHHHQPSPAGFMVPPVAPLESSQLLETSFDSLPPFGQSIMHLPHHTGNSSSSPAPSHLNTHSAGPVSPETHPFLNQHSVLPSPALHSSMPQQPSRPSHKAAPLHPKPPQQPAPPQQPQQQQQQQPPLQQQPPLQQQLQPQPQPQPTAPPPPQQHQLPPQILHSTQPLHQRPISPPTLTPQGLLSSQPPQMLLEDDEEPVSTTPINQLFLPQFQQPRQTQQARQQQQQPVQTSLLQSVQTQSQLSSQTTLAPAQHPVQSQAQSAPSHQTLSQQMPLHQARHMQHTQQQQQQPQQQQVNYQHCPILPPQSQGTQHKASMPTNKTQQIIQQQQQEQPSPRPTKPDPYNTGHMRDNPSPLMMNSPQLPQYPPVSHQSPPHNMQPKKQRAPGTQGVLKEEKLPPSPVMRGEPFNPAMRPDHHKHPESKPCQPSHSQQNVKSMEGSRPVIRSSEPSGPPTSLQDKEKFKQESKTPSAPKKVQDVKLKNMGSWASLAQKSTSTPLSAVKSSSDSFEQFRRAAREKEEREKALKAQAEQAEKDRLRREQDKLRGRDEEEVMEQSRRMHDEPRRRLEQPHIQAPSQQHQQQQQQQQQQSVQQESQPAAIQQPPQPPTPPQLTTQNQLDQERERARLREQERRRREAMAATIDMNFQSDLMAIFEENLF, encoded by the exons ATGGGTGACGGCCTGGACACAGCGCAGATGTCgggcggcagcagcagccaggggCAGGTTCAGCAAACGtgtaaccccccacccccagaaTACATCAATCCTAACAGGCCAAAGCGCCAGACCAATCAGCTACAGTACCTGCTAAAAGTGGTGGTGAAAACCCTGTGGAAGCACCAGTTTGCCTGGCCTTTTCATGCACCAGTGGATGCAGTCAAACTCAACCTGCCT GACTACTACAAAATAATCAAAACCCCTATGGACATGGGAACAATCAAGAAAAGGCTTGAGAACAGTTACTACTGGAATGCCCAAGAATGTATCCAAGACTTCAACACGATGTTTACCAATTGCTACATATACAACAAG CCTGGCGATGATATAGTGTTAATGGCTGAGGCTCTAGAGAAGGTTTTCCTTCAGAAAGTTACAGAAATGCCACAGGAAGAAACTGAGATTGTTGTCATGACAGGAAAGGGACGTGGCCGAGGCCGGAGAGAGGGAG GTCTAAACTTGAAACCTGGGGCCATTATGGATCCTTTGTCCACAACTCCTCAAACACGCGGCCTATCAGCCCTCCCAACAGGGCTCCAAACTCGAGGACCAGTACAGGGTCCGCCTTCACTACCTCCCCAGCCTTTGATGCAGGCCCTCCCAGGCCATGTGCCCCCAGTGTTATCCAGCCATGCACCACAGCTCGGAGCGCCATACTCCCTGGGTCAGCCAGACTGCCCACCTCAAGTTCCTGTAATGACTTCTGTGCCTCCCCCTTCCCAGACCTCTCTTCCCCCAGCAACAATCCAGAGCACTGCCCCCATGCTGCAGACCTCCATGACCATGACCAAA CCAAGAAAGAGCCAAAAAAGGAAAGCAGACACTACAACGCCTACTGCAAATGACCAGCTGAGTGAGTCATCGCCAGCAGAATCTAAGTCTGGGAAGACACTACCCAGGCGAGAGAGTGCACGGCCTACAAAGATTAAAAAGGACGCTCCAGACTCTCAGCATCACATAGGCTTGGGAATGGGACTAAGCGGACCGAGTGGAGGTCATAGCCCCAAACCACAGGACCAGCTGGGGTATTGCGCCAGTCTGGTTAGAGAGATGCTGTCCAAGAAACATGCTGCTTATGCCTGGCCATTCTACAAACCAGTTGATGTGGATGCACTGGGACTACATGATTATCATGATATCATCAAACATCCAATGGACCTCAGCACCATTAAG GCCAAGCTGGAGAACAGGCAATACCGGGATCCCCAGGAGTTTGCTGCTGATGTGCGATTAATGTTTTCCAACTGCTACAAATATAATCCTCCAGACCATGAGGTGGTAGCCATGGCTCGCAAATTACAG gATGTCTTTGAAATGCGCTTTGCCAAGATGCCAGATGAACCAGAGAGCAAGCCTTTAGTTTCTGCCCCAGCTCCTGCACTTCATCACCCTGCCCCTGTTAAGCCTCAGCCTCCTCTGGCCCACGTCGCCTCATCTTCGGACAGCTCCAGTGACTCGTCCTCTGAGTCTGAGTCTTCCACTGATGACTCTGAAGAGGAAAGAGCCCAGAGGTTGGCAGAGTTACAGGAACAG TTGAAGGCTGTCCACGAGCAGCTGGCTGCCCTCTCCCAACCACAAGCCAGCAAaccaaagagaaaagaaaaggaaaagaaagagaagaaaaaggatAAGCATAAGAGGAAAGGAAGCATGCCTGTCGATGAGATCCAGGATGCTACACCTCTTTCGCAGCCGTCTAAGAAGAATAAGACcagtaacaataacaacaaagagATTGTTCCCAAGAAGAAACCCAG CAAAAAGGAGATGATGAAAGCTGCCAGCTTGCAGCCTGTTCCTAGTCTGGAAGATGACCCGGGAGCCACTGGGTCATCAGTTACAGGGGAAAAGTGCAAACCTATGACATatgaggagaagaggcagctaaGCCTGGACATCAACAAGCTTCCTGGTGACAAGCTTGGCCGTGTAGTACACATTATCCAGTCCAGAGAGCCCTCACTCAAAAATTCAAACCCTGATGAGATTGAGATTGACTTTGAAACGCTAAAGCCTTCCACTCTGCGTGAACTAGAGAGATATGTGTCTTCCTGCCTCCGCAAGAAGAAAAGGGTTTCAG TTGAGAAGACTATGGAGTCCATGGCTACCTCTAAAAAGACTGGATCTTCTTCAGACAGCAGTGGCTCCAGCTCAGACAGTGAAATGGAGGGGCCAG GAACGATAAAACAGCCGAAAAAGAAGAACCATGCTGTAAAGGAGGGGAAGGGGAAGACACATTCTCATATTCAGACTGTACCCGCTCAGGCTACACATCAGTCTCAAGCTGCAGGCCTTCAGTCCAGCAGTCAGATGAAGCAACAGCagcaccatcaccaccaccagccATCTCCTGCGGGCTTCATGGTGCCCCCTGTTGCTCCTCTGGAGTCTTCTCAGTTATTGGAGACGAGCTTTGACTCCCTGCCACCTTTTGGTCAGTCCATCATGCACTTGCCCCACCACACAGGCaattcctcctcctcacctgcaCCTTCTCACCTCAACACTCATTCTGCTGGGCCAGTGTCCCCTGAGACACATCCTTTCCTCAACCAGCATTCCGTCCTCCCATCTCCAG CCTTACACAGTTCCATGCCTCAGCAGCCTTCTCGGCCCAGTCACAAGGCAGCCCCTCTGCATCCCAAACCCCCTCAGCAACCAGCGCCACCTCAGCAGccgcagcagcaacaacagcagcagccaccTCTGCAGCAACAGCcacctctgcagcagcagctccagccTCAGCCTCAGCCCCAGCCAACAGCACCACCACCGCCACAACAGCACCAACTCCCCCCTCAGATTCTTCACTCTACTCAGCCTCTGCACCAGCGGCCTATATCCCCCCCAACACTCACACCCCAAGGCTTGTTGTCTTCTCAGCCACCCCAGATGCTGCTGGAGGATGATGAAGAGCCAGTGTCTACAACACCAATTAACCAGTTATTCCTACCCCAGTTTCAGCAACCGCGTCAGACCCAGCAGGCTcgtcagcagcagcaacaaccaGTACAGACTTCGCTCCTGCAGTCTGTTCAGACACAATCTCAGCTTTCGTCTCAGACTACCTTGGCTCCTGCCCAGCACCCTGTTCAGTCCCAGGCTCAGTCAGCCCCGTCACATCAGACGCTGTCCCAACAGATGCCTTTACACCAGGCCCGCCACATGCAACATactcagcagcaacaacagcaaccacaacagcagcaagtgaacTACCAACATTGTCCTATACTCCCTCCTCAGTCCCAGGGAACACAACACAAAGCGTCCATGCCCAccaataaaacacaacagatcatccaacagcagcagcaagagCAGCCCTCCCCTCGCCCGACCAAACCTGACccttataacacag GTCATATGAGAGACAACCCATCACCTCTCATGATGAATTCTCCCCAACTTCCCCAGTATCCACCTGTGTCTCACCAGTCTCCGCCTCACAACATGCAGCCTAAAAAG CAAAGGGCACCTGGGACCCAAGGTGTGTTAAAAGAGGAGAAACTTCCTCCATCACCAGTGATGAGAGGGGAGCCATTCAATCCTGCAATGAGACCAGATCATCATAAACATCCTGAGAGCAAGCCTTGTCAACCAAGCCACAGCCAACAGA ATGTGAAGTCCATGGAAGGCTCGCGACCTGTCATCCGCTCCTCTGAGCCCAGTGGGCCACCCACCTCTTTGCAAGATAAGGAGAAGTTCAAGCAGGAGTCCAAGACTCCTTCTGCCCCCAAAAAGGTACAG GATGTGAAACTGAAGAATATGGGCTCGTGGGCCAGTTTGGCACAAAAATCCACGTCTACGCCCTTATCGGCAGTGAAATCCTCGAGTGACAGTTTTGAACAATTCCGTCGTGCTGCTCGGgagaaagaggagagggagaaggcCCTGAAGGCCCAAGCTGAGCAGGCAGAAAAAGACAGGCTACGCAGAGAGCAAGACAAACTACG AGGTCGGGATGAAGAGGAGGTCATGGAGCAAAGCAGAAGGATGCACGATGAGCCTCGCAGACGTCTTGAGCAGCCACACATTCAAGCCCCTTCACAACAAcatcagcagcaacaacaacagcagcaacagcagtcGGTGCAGCAGGAGTCCCAGCCTGCCGCCATTCAGCAGCCTCCTCAACCTCCCACACCACCTCAGCTCACCACACAGAACCAGTTAGaccaagagagagagagggcacgCCTCCGAGAGCAAGAGAGAAGGAGGCGAGAAGCG ATGGCAGCGACTATTGACATGAATTTCCAAAGTGACTTAATGGCTATCTTTGAGGAGAACCTGTTTTGA